From Platichthys flesus chromosome 7, fPlaFle2.1, whole genome shotgun sequence:
ATAAgaataaataatgtgtttgaAGGGAGAGTTCTGCTGAATGCATAGTTCAGATGTGTGAAATGTCTAATAAAATCCTGTTTCTCTGGAGGTcattcttttatatatatttccgCTCACTGGCAATTGAATAGATTTGAGGATTCTTGAGTAGACTTTATTGAGCCATTTGAACTCATGTTTTTTTAGTGCTGATGCATTGATATCTGGGCTACAAGCTTTGTTCTGTGTTGAATATGTGCTGAGTCCAGATTACCGAGTATACATACAGAAGGGGATTATGGAAGGTCACAGCCAAGAAATACTGACAATGTAGGGGGTACTTGTTCCCAGAAATGTTGTGTCTGTGGGCAGAGCCAGAGTGCATGGAGGTAGTTGTCTGTTGTGTTTAGTGTACAACGAGTGCATAAGTCTGATCCACCTAATCCCATTATGTGTATTTTGTGCTTTGTGTTCTGTGAATGATCTTCTAttaatttcatgtttgttttctgagaCATGCTGAAGAtgttattacatgtttttgttccaAAAGTAGTTATTTGTGTGGATCTTGAGGTATTTTCCCCATTTCTTTATTGTAATATGCAGGATATTGGTAGGGTCCGGGGGGATATACGATTATTCACTTTTGAAAGGGCCTTGTTAGATTTGTATTGATGCAGCCCAAATGTGGTGGTTGTTCCTCGAAAATGGGCTGGatgaattcatttttctttcaactCGTGCCAATTAAGGCAAATCTATTTGCAGTAAAGTCAGAGTTGTGCCCAACTTTTTTTAAGTGAACAATCATGAAAGGACCAAATTTAAAGTTAAGGTGAATAATGAACAGATGATTAAAACCAGAAAACTCCCAGaactaaaacaacacaaggGTGAAACATGCATGAAAATCTGTTTGAAAAGACTCAATAAAACCAACTGGTTTAAAGTTGAAAATAGTTCTTTACAAATGAGCGGTGTCATTTTTTGTGTTGGGGACAAGTGGCCTGAGGCATTCTGCTTCCAGCTGTCAGTCTGTTCACCCGTCCCATTCTCATGAACATGATTTCCTTCCTTCAATTTGGTATAAATGCTCAGTTCAGACTCACTGAACATTGAGGGATTGACGACCATgtttttgactttgttttcatgtAATTTGCTGATTCATAATTTTTTCATGATAGTGTTTTTACTTCTATGCTTGAATTGCCACTGAATCCTTGAAGCTCAAACTGCTTCACAGATCAGAACAATCAGCTTTAGTGTCACatgtgaagaagagaaaagctcGAGATGACCGGccttgttggtttgtgtgttcatgtttgtgtgtccatgtcCAAAGGTCACTCAGTGGGCCCCTCGATAATTAGAGGCTCCTCCAAATGAAGGAGCAATAGAGGGGAAGCAAACAGTGCCctgtcagagagaaagaaaggaggagagaaagagagaggtggaatgcaggagaaggagagaaggacagaggggGGTGAGGAAAAACAGGGAGCAGGGGTAAGAGGGAATTAAAAGAAAGAAGCTCATCAAACGTACACTTTAAAGTGTGCGTGATCAATAACACAAAAGTGCACTTCTGCTCTAAATCTGGATCAAAGTTGCACCAACAGCAACTTGGTGAATGTCAGTGACACAGCAGGACATCAACACACCAATTTTCCACTTCAGTTCTCCCACTTTATTTGTCTCACTCTGTTCATTTTTTTGAGTGAGGATAGAAGAGGGAGGAACGTAttcaggaggagggagagttgTTGATGGGAGGAGATGGGGAGACAGGAGTCAGCAGCGAGAGTTGGCAGAGGTCACCCACAGAGCAATAATCAAGAGGAACACACAGCATGGATGCAGCCAGTGCGTGCagatcaggttgttgtggctccTGCAGATGCTTCACACGGAGAACGAGGTGAGTAGTGAACGATTCAACGACCTCTTCTTGTGCTTCTGCTCTTCAGTTTCTCACCTCCTTTGTAGTGAAACAGAAAATCAGGAACTTGCTGTCACTTGTAATGAGGTTGGACAGGTTCAGATGGGTATTGTCTGGGTGGAGAACCTTCGGCCTACAGACTACAAACCTTCCTCCACACAATTCATAAATACAATCCCTAACCCTGACTGTAagcagtaaaagaaaacaacttggAATGGTGGAGTAACACTGGCTCGATGACAACCTGCTGTGTTTGGGTGAGAAGGAGTTTCACTATTAGCCGGTCTCAGTAAAATTCTGACTTATGTGTAAACACGAGCTGATATATCTAAGTGTTGCTGAGTTTGCACAagtcctctcttctttctgttttgtaaaatgtgcagttttctttgtgtgatCCTTTTTTCTAGTTGTTGTGTGATGTCCTTCATGGGAAAAGTTTCTCATTTAACAAGGGGGCCTCTCTGCATGcctctgtgttgctgtgtgtgttgcactgtTAAAGTGCTTCAGTAACTGCATGCTTTATGTGTCATTGTTTCATAATTAATGTGTTTGATGGAAGCTTGAcctacacattcacacatattaacctcagagtgtgtgtttacatacaaGTGCTCTGGCACTTCttactacaaacacacactgttcagcATTTCATACTTTGAGGCctgtaaaaaaattatttccAAAAACGGTTGGATTATAATTTATAAACACTGCCATCCTGTGACCAGTGGTAGTTTTTATTTGGCAATCACTAACTAGGCAGACAAAGTAACTAAATACTGAGGTACTTTCACTTTACTATATCTCAAATGTATGGTTATTTGTACTTCATACTTAAGATTATCATAATTAATTTCATGAAATGTAAATCTGTATAGTATCATCTGATAAATGTAACGAGTACCTCTAAATTTGACTTGAATACAACATTGGAGTAGATGTACTCAGTTACTTTCCATTCATTTGCTCTCTTCTCCTAGTCACTATGTCAGTCTCCATGGAACCAGACCCACACCCGTCCATCGACTGGTCGCTGGTCTCAGCCTCGCCGGGCGCTAATGGCACCGGGTGGGAGCGGGACGCCCTGCTGGCCCAAGCAGAGGTGCTGGTGCTGGCAGCCATCTTGGTGATGGCCTTGCTCAGCAACgggctggtgctggtggtgctgctaCGGAAACAACGACACAACAACCCGCTGCACCAGTGCATGCTCAACCTCTGTTTGTCTGACCTTGTGGTGGCACTGTTCCAGgtaacacacacgcgcacacacacacactctctctcacatgcacacaaactctcacaaacacacactcactgcagtCCTTCTCCACATCTCACCCCATCTTTCCCCCCGAGGTGTTGCCTCAGTTGGTCTGGGACGCCAATGGCCGCTTTCCTGGCCCGGACTTCCTGTGCCGCCTGGTGAAGTACCTGCAGGTGCTTGGGATGTTCGCCTCCTCCTACATGATAGTGGCCATGACAATGGACCGCCACTACGCCAtttgctgccccctgcaggcacACCGCAGTGGCGCCACCCGACACTGGAATAGCTTCATTCTGCTGGCCTGGGGCCTGTCGCTGCTGCTCAGCCTGCCACAGGTAGGATGACATGTGCAGGCTGGATGACACAGGTTTGATAAAATGTATGACGGTTCATATCCTGAAGGTTTAATGAACGTATAGCTGAAGAACTGAGGAGAGATTATAAAAACCCTGAATTAATTGGtattaaaaacataaaggaATTTCACTGACAAACATGAACAAGCTTTTTACTTTGAACCATCATACGGAGCAGGAGAATGTTTTAATGGAGACACCCAGGTTGATCATctaatgaaatgttttcatgctctgATGTTCATCACTGTCCTCAGACAGTCCGTCTCTACAGCTCCTCATTTTAGCCTTGTTCGAGCTCCTGTCTCATTAAACCCCCCTCTTGATAAAGCCCggtctcctctgattggtcaacagctTCCAGTGTGTAAAGGAAATCGCTCCGCTCTCACTTTACCGTTGTTAGAGTGTAAATTTTGACTTTTGCGATTTATTCCAATACAAACTGTTTTACACAATAAATCAACGTATTAAACCTTCGTGTGATTctcaagatgttttcttacgacagcagcagaaagaatgGAGACATGACGCAGCGTTTACGTTTCTTTAAAAATCTGCGTGATTTTGATAATCTGGGACAGGTCACTTTATAATGTTATACAATTGATTTAAGCCTAAAAAGCCAGCGTGACCTTGGTTATACAGGTCAAGCTCAATAATACCAATTTTTGAAAAGGATTTGACAAGAAATtacataaattattatttatcattcattaattcatattaACATCATATTCTTTTCACAAAGGACTCTAACCCTGAATAAAATAACTTCTCATCACATTTTGTATTGGGGGGGGGACGGAACAGACGTCCTCTCGTCATCATGTCCTTGCTAACTTACTCTCGTAAGTTAGCAAGGACATGATGTCCTTGCTAACTTATAGTAAAAGTCCCGTGGACTAGATTTTGTTTGAAACAGACTGAAGCCTATAGGTGTCCTTGATTATTTGAAATCCCCCTCCATGTATATTTTAGCATTAATATACATGGAGGGGGACAAACTTGTCTCTAAAACTTCCATGAATCCCTAAATCATGTGATTCGTCATCATGTTGCCAAAACTGTTTCCTATTCCTGCTCTACTCGTTTTGCTCTTTGTGATGAAACCAACAGTTCCTATTTCCTAGTTTTAAAAGAAGGAACCAGACGTCTTCTTGTCCACAGGTTTTCATCTTCTCCCGCTCAGAAGTGGCTCCAGGAGTGCATGAGTGTTGGGGTAACTTTGCTGAGTTGTGGGGCCTGAAAGCATACGTGACCTGGATGACGCTGGCTGTCTTCATCCTCCCTGTCCTCATCATCACTGTCTGTCAGGTACGGATGATCAGACCAGACACAAAATTGTATTTCTGACAACTGTCGATAGATTTTATTTTACCACACCATCACCGAAGGTCTCtggttttaaacaaaaacagcgTTTTATCATTTGAAGAACGTGTTTCCATTAAAGTGAGGTGATTTATCTCTAATGCAGGTGTTTGTAAGGAGAAGGTTAGACAGTAACTTCCATTTCTGctccaaaaaaaacaagggaCAAATAATCAATGAGTATTAGTTTAAAATCTGAACCCTTAATGGTCACATATAGGGTTCCTAAGCCCCACACCAGTTGAACTTCAGAGATCAAAGTGTCCATTAGAAGAACCAGTGGTTGTGAACCAGTTTCTCTGCTTTGGTGCAAATCAAAGTAGCAACAGGTGAAATGGAGGCAGAAGCAGGACGAGCCCCATACAGGGGATGTTTTTAATGTGGTGTCCACAggcagctgctctctgctcctcctcactgactcCTTCTAGCTCTgtgttcagctcctcctcactgactcCTTCTAGCTCTgtgttcagctcctcctcactgctggtAGCACGAGGAGCTACCTGCTGCTCAATCAGGAGGTTttaattgcccctcatagaataacaaagttcTTCTAATAGATGCattgtatgactgtgtgtgtgaatgggtgaatgtaatactgtactgtaaaaagctttgagtggtcatcaagccTAGAGAAGctctacataaatacaaaaccatttaccatcaGGCTGCACAGGTAGTCCAACTCCTCCAGGAGGACACATCCATACGTGTGGTCACCAGAGGGTTGGTGTCTCCCAGCACAGTCTCCAGAGCCTGGAGGAGACACCAGGGGACACCAGGGGACACCGGCTGTTACACCAGGAAGTGGAAGTGTCTGTGATGCCTTCTGATGATGTTGCATTAAAGAAGCATGAACCAAGTGAACAGTATCAGTCCAGCTACAGAACCTTGAGTTTATTGACATGGGTAAATCCACATATTCAACTTTTTGCATCAGATTCAGTAGATCAGTTGAGATTTGGGATTGAGTGACCTGATATTCATTAAACCACATTTGGCCAGAACTAAACCACTTTatttagtttggtttagggctagggttagggtatttcatttgtgtttgtattcCTCTTCTCCTGTTCATATTTGAGGTGGTCGGAGGGGCAGACAGACTTTCGATAGGGTATGGGGGGCTGACTGAAGCTCTGCCTCTTGATCTCAACTCTGGACTGTCATGGGTTTCACTGTCTAATTTCTAGATATAATAGCATCCAAAATGGGATGAATCCCGTCGCTCCTGATTAGACCAGGTTTTCCCACAAAACGTCCCCACTTGTTT
This genomic window contains:
- the LOC133957257 gene encoding vasopressin V2 receptor-like, with the translated sequence MQPVRADQVVVAPADASHGERDVLSYFPFICSLLLVTMSVSMEPDPHPSIDWSLVSASPGANGTGWERDALLAQAEVLVLAAILVMALLSNGLVLVVLLRKQRHNNPLHQCMLNLCLSDLVVALFQVLPQLVWDANGRFPGPDFLCRLVKYLQVLGMFASSYMIVAMTMDRHYAICCPLQAHRSGATRHWNSFILLAWGLSLLLSLPQVFIFSRSEVAPGVHECWGNFAELWGLKAYVTWMTLAVFILPVLIITVCQVRIFKEIHNNLYLKSECCQSPALHPPSRGGGTNWTCGPSLYVSPLMLKDNSKPRSTDQPLPLGPLRSNSMDSPGHTAPPPAELQPEAVAPSAGRGGEVSAAMSKTVRMTLVIVIVYSLCWAPFFIVQLWAAWDPDPPLNDAAFTLLMLLASLNSCTNPWIYAAFSSSVSLEVRQLLLCHNQRRRSLHNDSTATHNSYY